In a single window of the Osmia bicornis bicornis chromosome 7, iOsmBic2.1, whole genome shotgun sequence genome:
- the LOC114873258 gene encoding uncharacterized protein LOC114873258 has translation MHGIQCSCGTNTHSRQVHARKTQTEGVTELEKKQTKINRNSFGSVFESEDYVYANRNGQLLVIKSKTTWLFRTCDRCERPRSSVRHDPPYYHVRFYVNFSHVNRQFLRSADVQGSR, from the exons ATGCACGGAATACAATGCTCGTGCGGCACGAACACGCACTCGCGACAGGTACACGCACGGAAAACGCAAACGGAAGGAGTAACAGAGTTGGAGAAAAAGCAGACGAAGATAAACAG AAATAGTTTCGGATCAGTTTTCGAATCGGAAGATTACGTTTATGCAAATCGAAACGGACAGCTGCTGGTTATAAAATCGAAGACGACTTGGCTTTTTCGAACATGCGATCGATGCGAACGACCGCGATCCAGCGTACGTCACGATCCTCCGTATTATCACGTTCGATTCTACGTAAATTTCTCGCACGTCAATCGACAGTTTCTGCGGTCAGCGGATGTCCAAGGTTCCCGATGA